The following proteins are encoded in a genomic region of Cryptomeria japonica chromosome 11, Sugi_1.0, whole genome shotgun sequence:
- the LOC131067139 gene encoding LOB domain-containing protein 1, translating into MKGNVKSSAPACGACRIQRKKCSDKCLLAPYFPPTDIRKFVIVHRVFGVTNIVKLLHDLPVEKRGDAVSSMIYEASVRIQDPVYGCAGAIRRLEQQVSELQSQLANIQLKFLNDRLQEAGLPPFISAIGTTNSILDTMNNTPDSDETDPMQLWEYPL; encoded by the exons ATGAAGGGCAACGTAAAAAGCTCTGCTCCTGCATGCGGTGCATGCAGGATACAACGTAAGAAATGCTCAGACAAGTGCTTGCTTGCTCCCTACTTTCCTCCAACTGATATTAGAAAGTTCGTCATTGTGCATAGAGTATTTGGGGTCACCAACATTGTCAAGCTACTTCAT GATTTACCAGTAGAGAAGAGAGGTGATGCTGTGTCGAGCATGATATACGAGGCTAGTGTAAGGATTCAAGATCCAGTGTATGGTTGTGCGGGTGCAATCCGTAGGCTTGAACAACAAGTCTCAGAATTGCAGTCTCAGTTAGCAAATATTCAACTGAAGTTTCTCAACGATCGGTTGCAAGAAGCAGGTCTTCCACCCTTCATCTCTGCAATTGGTACAACTAATTCCATACTTGACACAATGAACAACACCCCAGATTCAGATGAAACGGATCCAATGCAATTGTGGGAATATCCACTGTAG